In Papaver somniferum cultivar HN1 chromosome 1, ASM357369v1, whole genome shotgun sequence, a genomic segment contains:
- the LOC113306767 gene encoding uncharacterized protein LOC113306767, with the protein MATLLESISIPRSFGFSTTGSGPTMASSVRALSGSRNVSSFAGFNGLKIQPSKHTLASVGLKNATVIRRKGIVCEAQDTLEVAAVTEAAWQSQVLDCDLPVLVEFWAPWCGPCRMIHPVISELSKEYSGKLKCYKVNTDECAAVATQYGIRSIPTVIIFKNGEKKDTIIGAVPKTTLTASIQKFL; encoded by the exons ATGGCTACTCTACTGGAATCAATCTCAATTCCTAGATCTTTTGGATTTTCAACAACTGGGTCTGGTCCAACTATGGCGTCATCGGTTCGTGCTCTTTCAGGAAGCAGAAATGTCAGTTCTTTTGCGGGATTTAATGGGTTGAAGATCCAACCTTCTAAGCATACTTTAGCATCGGTTGGATTGAAAAATGCTACTGTTATTCGTCGAAAAGGAATTGTTTGTGAAGCTCAAGATACTCTTGAAG TAGCTGCAGTTACTGAAGCAGCATGGCAGTCTCAGGTCCTTGACTGTGATCTCCCTGTATTGGTTGAGTTCTGGGCACCTTGGTGTGGGCCATGCCGAATGATCCACCCTGTAATAAGCGAGCTTTCAAAAGAGTATTCAGGTAAACTTAAATGTTACAAAGTGAACACTGATGAGTGTGCTGCAGTTGCGACCCAATATGGAATTCGAAGCATACCAACTGTCATAATCTTTAAGAATGGAGAGAAGAAAGATACGATTATTGGTGCTGTACCCAAGACTACACTAACAGCCAGCATCCAGAAGTTCTTGTAG